A single Pseudodesulfovibrio aespoeensis Aspo-2 DNA region contains:
- a CDS encoding response regulator — protein MISTPAQGMRIFLVDDHPSILDALQTIFIRNSHEVCGTATNLEKAVQALETCEPNLVVVDLSLCGESGLDLIAPLVERDIHILIYSMHEDAATLRRALQAGAIGYVSKREPMPILLEALQHILAGKRYISPLVALNIESSSFTHTFQALSEREQQILALLTKGETNAEIAESLEISIRTVESYYARMISKLDMQGMKDLRKYAIAEGR, from the coding sequence ATGATCTCAACTCCGGCCCAGGGGATGCGGATATTCCTGGTGGATGACCATCCCTCCATTCTTGATGCCCTGCAGACTATTTTCATACGGAACAGCCATGAGGTTTGTGGCACGGCAACCAACCTGGAAAAGGCTGTGCAAGCCCTGGAAACTTGTGAGCCGAACCTGGTCGTGGTGGATTTGAGCCTTTGTGGAGAGAGCGGGCTGGATCTTATAGCTCCTCTCGTGGAGAGAGATATTCATATTCTTATCTACTCCATGCACGAGGATGCCGCTACGTTGAGACGTGCTTTGCAGGCAGGAGCAATTGGCTATGTTTCCAAGCGTGAACCAATGCCAATATTGCTTGAAGCCCTACAGCACATCCTCGCAGGCAAACGGTATATCAGTCCCCTGGTGGCCCTCAATATTGAATCCTCCTCTTTCACCCATACCTTTCAAGCGCTCAGTGAACGGGAACAGCAAATACTTGCTTTGCTGACGAAAGGTGAAACCAATGCTGAAATAGCTGAATCCCTTGAGATCAGCATCCGCACGGTGGAGTCATACTACGCCCGTATGATCAGCAAACTGGACATGCAGGGGATGAAGGATCTGCGCAAGTACGCAATAGCCGAAGGGCGGTAG